In a single window of the Rhineura floridana isolate rRhiFlo1 chromosome 3, rRhiFlo1.hap2, whole genome shotgun sequence genome:
- the GDF11 gene encoding growth/differentiation factor 11 isoform X1, translated as MLVPKAPVFLGFLVLALEICAGEPVERGADKAPTAGVPPVTEAEDQGCPVCMWRKHSKEMRLESIKSQILSKLRLKEAPNITREVVNQLLPKAPPLQQILDLHDFQGDSFQHDDYLEEDEYHATTETVISMAQETDPVVQIEGNPHCCFFNFSPKIMFTKVVKAQLWVYLRPVQHTSTVYLQILRLKPVTEDGSRHIRIRSLKIDLNSRIGHWQSIDFKHVLQNWFKQPQNNWGIEINAFDPNGNDLAVTSLGPGAEGLHPFMELRVLENNKRSRRNLGLDCDEHSTESRCCRYPLTVDFEAFGWDWIIAPKRYKANYCSGQCEYMFMQKYPHTHLVQQANPRGSAGPCCTPTKMSPINMLYFNDKQQIIYGKIPGMVVDRCGCS; from the exons ATGCTGGTGCCCAAGGCTCCTGTTTTCCTGGGCTTCCTGGTTCTGGCTTTGGAGATCTGTGCAGGGGAGCCCGTGGAGCGAGGGGCGGATAAAGCGCCCACGGCGGGAGTCCCGCCGGTGACAGAGGCAGAGGACCAGGGCTGCCCGGTGTGCATGTGGCGGAAGCACAGCAAAGAAATGAGGCTGGAAAGCATCAAATCGCAGATACTCAGCAAGCTGAGGCTGAAAGAGGCGCCCAACATCACCCGGGAGGTGGTGAATCAGTTGTTGCCCAAAGCGCCTCCCTTACAGCAGATCTTGGACTTGCACGACTTCCAGGGGGACTCTTTCCAGCACGACGACTATCTGGAGGAAGACGAGTACCATGCCACCACGGAGACTGTCATCAGCATGGCCCAAGAAA CGGACCCTGTGGTACAGATTGAAGGTAACCCACACTGTTGTTTCTTCAACTTCAGCCCCAAGATCATGTTCACCAAGGTAGTAAAGGCACAACTGTGGGTATACCTGCGGCCTGTTCAGCATACCTCCACAGTCTACCTACAGATCCTACGCCTCAAGCCAGTGACAGAGGATGGTAGCCGCCACATCCGCATCCGCTCACTCAAGATTGACCTGAATTCTCGCATAGGCCATTGGCAGAGCATTGACTTCAAGCATGTGCTGCAGAACTGGTTCAAGCAGCCTCAGAACAACTGGGGTATCGAGATCAATGCTTTTGATCCCAATGGCAATGACCTGGCCGTCACCTCTCTTGGGCCTGGCGCTGAAGGCCTG CACCCCTTCATGGAGCTGCGTGTGCTGGAGAACAACAAACGGTCCCGGCGGAACCTGGGACTAGACTGCGATGAGCACTCAACTGAGTCCCGCTGCTGCCGTTACCCGCTGACTGTGGACTTTGAGGCCTTCGGCTGGGATTGGATTATCGCTCCCAAGCGGTACAAAGCCAACTATTGTTCAGGCCAGTGCGAGTATATGTTCATGCAGAAATATCCTCATACCCATCTGGTGCAGCAGGCCAATCCCCGGGGCTCAGCAGGGCCTTGCTGCACACCCACCAAGATGTCCCCCATCAACATGCTATACTTTAATGACAAACAGCAGATAATCTATGGCAAAATCCCTGGCATGGTTGTTGACAGGTGTGGATGCTCTTAA